The Candidatus Latescibacter sp. genome contains the following window.
ATAGCGCTGACCCCGCAGACCACCCGGTTTTTCACCTCGGTGTTTCCCGGCCGTGTGGCGGTGATCCATTCGGCGATGTCCCCCGGAGAGCGGTATGACATGTGGCAGCGCATCCACAGCGGGAACTGTGATGTGGTCATCGGCCCGCGCTCGGCGGTATTCGCTCCGCTCCCTTCCCCCGGCGTCATCGTGGTTGACGAGGAACACGATCAGTCCTATAAGCAGAAAGAGTCTGCGCCCCGCTATCATGCACGGGATGTGGCGGTGGTGCGCGGCGCGCTGCTCGGAATTCCCGTGGTGCTCGGCTCCGCGACCCCATCGATGGAATCCTGGCACAATGCCAGCATCGGCAAATACCGGCTTTCAGCGCTCCCGGAGCGTGTGGACTTCAGGCCTCTGCCTCAGGTTATCACGGTGGATATGAGGGAAGAACAGAAAGCGGGGAATCAGTCTTCGCTTTCCTTTACTCTCCGGGAGGAGCTTGCCAGATGCATGGAGCGCGGGGAGAAGAGCATTTTTCTCATCAACAGGAGGGGATTCGCCACCGGAGTCCAGTGCCGCTCATGCGGCAATACCCTCTGCTGCCCCGATTGCACGGCGGCGCTGGTGTACCATGCTTCAAAAAAGCTGGCGGTCTGCCATCTCTGCGGACATGAGCGGATAGTTCTCCAGCACTGCCCGGAATGCGGCGCCGATGATCTCCAGTATGTGGGCAGCGGCACCCAGCGGGTGGAGGCGGAGCTTCAGAAAATTGCCGGCGCGGACGGAATCATCCGTATGGATTCCGATACGACGCGCGCCCACGATGCCCATTTCCGTCTGCTCGAAGAATTCCGCACCGGAAAAGCGCCGGTTCTCCTGGGAACGCAGATGGTCGGCAAGGGTCTCGACATCCATGAAGTAACCCTGGTCGGGGTCGTATCGGCGGATTCAGCGCTCTACCTCCCCGATTTTCGGGCTGCCGAACGGACATTCCAGCTCATCACCCAGGTCGCCGGCCGCGCCGGGAGAGGGGATGTCCCAGGCACAGTCATCGTACAGACTTTCACCCCGGACAATTACGCTGTCCGGGCCGCCTGCCTTCAGAATTTCGATGCATTTGCGCAAACAGAGCTCGAAGCGCGCCAGGAAATCGGCTTCCCTCCTTTTTCACGGCTCATTCTCCTGGAACTCGCTTCCGATTCTTATCACTCCCTCCGCGCCGCGGCAGAAGAGAGGGCCTCGTTTCTCGCCTCCCGTCTCGGCGGTGAAACCGAGGTTATGGGCCCGGTGGAAGCGCCCATTGCCCGTATTCGAGGCAGGTACCGCATGCACATCCTTCTTAAATCCTCCCGAATTCATTCCCTGCGGGCGGTTATCCGCGAGATCATGGAAAATCAAAAAGGTACGGAAACCATCGCAGTGGATGTGGACCCTCTG
Protein-coding sequences here:
- the priA gene encoding primosomal protein N', whose product is MPAIYVSIALPVPLNRTFTYSVPPELAPFAETGRRALVPFGKRILTGFIVGTAEHPGGLSPEKIKPLLDIPDSEPVFDSHMLELASWVADYYISSLGEVLKTAMPFGTMVKSRVRVHIVDFDRLSRQSSLRQAQSKSTELAEVPLPKAQREMLEKLSESGPVLLRKLQREYGEQAGSVVRALEKKGLVRLEREMTVPAAGPKTERHLKPVPDNERVLPARAKKQAECLEALRKLPEGIPLVEFLERYGFTRGVVNCVVDAGYARYEEVEIPRTSKVLEQEHTRVDHPLNEAQKESIQLILEDTPGRAPRPVLLKGVTGSGKTRVYIELVREVMRRGKGAIILVPEIALTPQTTRFFTSVFPGRVAVIHSAMSPGERYDMWQRIHSGNCDVVIGPRSAVFAPLPSPGVIVVDEEHDQSYKQKESAPRYHARDVAVVRGALLGIPVVLGSATPSMESWHNASIGKYRLSALPERVDFRPLPQVITVDMREEQKAGNQSSLSFTLREELARCMERGEKSIFLINRRGFATGVQCRSCGNTLCCPDCTAALVYHASKKLAVCHLCGHERIVLQHCPECGADDLQYVGSGTQRVEAELQKIAGADGIIRMDSDTTRAHDAHFRLLEEFRTGKAPVLLGTQMVGKGLDIHEVTLVGVVSADSALYLPDFRAAERTFQLITQVAGRAGRGDVPGTVIVQTFTPDNYAVRAACLQNFDAFAQTELEARQEIGFPPFSRLILLELASDSYHSLRAAAEERASFLASRLGGETEVMGPVEAPIARIRGRYRMHILLKSSRIHSLRAVIREIMENQKGTETIAVDVDPLDMM